The following proteins are encoded in a genomic region of Paenibacillus sp. FSL R7-0273:
- the gatA gene encoding Asp-tRNA(Asn)/Glu-tRNA(Gln) amidotransferase subunit GatA produces the protein MSLFQYRLPELHNMLQGKEISVSELTEQSLAAIAERDSKVHAFLTLNEEGARQSARALDDKLASGAERGLLFGLPAGIKDNIVTKGLRTTCASKFLDNFQPIYDATVVSKLRQADAVTVGKLNMDEFAMGGSNENSAYGAVRNPWNLEHVPGGSSGGSAAAVAAGEVLFALGSDTGGSIRQPASYCGVVGLKPTYGLVSRYGLVAFASSLDQIGPVTRNVEDSAYVLQAIAGYDAQDSTSAKVDIPDYLSALTGDISGLRIAVPKEYIGEGVDASVREQVMSALKVLESLGAVWEEVSLPHTEYAVAAYYLLASSEASSNLARFDGVRYGVRVDEGGGLLDLYRNSRSRGFGPEVKRRIMLGTYALSSGYYDAYYLKAQKVRTLIKQDFDEVFKKYDVVIGPTAPTTAFKLGSQTEDPLTMYLNDILTIPVNLAGIPAVSIPCGFAGGLPVGLQIIGKEFDESTVLRVAHAFEQNTGYHKERPQL, from the coding sequence TTGAGCCTGTTTCAATATCGATTGCCAGAACTACATAACATGCTGCAGGGCAAAGAAATTTCCGTCAGTGAGCTGACGGAGCAGTCACTGGCTGCTATTGCCGAGCGTGACAGCAAGGTGCATGCGTTTTTAACGCTGAACGAGGAAGGGGCACGCCAGTCTGCACGTGCACTGGATGACAAGCTGGCTTCCGGCGCGGAGCGCGGCCTGCTGTTTGGACTTCCTGCCGGGATTAAGGACAATATTGTAACGAAGGGACTGCGCACTACCTGTGCCAGCAAGTTCCTTGACAATTTCCAGCCGATTTATGATGCAACCGTTGTCTCCAAGCTGCGTCAGGCTGATGCGGTAACAGTCGGCAAGCTGAATATGGACGAGTTCGCCATGGGCGGCTCCAATGAGAATTCTGCATACGGCGCTGTGCGCAATCCGTGGAATCTCGAGCATGTTCCCGGCGGCTCAAGCGGCGGCTCGGCAGCGGCTGTTGCAGCAGGTGAAGTGCTGTTCGCGCTTGGCTCCGATACCGGCGGCTCCATCCGTCAGCCGGCCTCATACTGCGGTGTAGTCGGGCTTAAGCCAACCTACGGTCTGGTTTCCCGCTATGGCCTGGTAGCCTTCGCCTCCTCACTGGATCAGATTGGCCCCGTAACCCGTAATGTAGAGGATTCCGCATATGTGCTGCAGGCGATTGCAGGCTATGATGCCCAGGACTCCACATCGGCAAAGGTGGACATCCCTGACTATCTGAGCGCATTGACCGGAGATATTTCCGGGCTCCGCATTGCTGTGCCTAAGGAGTATATCGGTGAAGGTGTAGATGCTTCTGTCCGCGAACAGGTCATGTCTGCACTCAAAGTGCTGGAGAGCCTCGGCGCGGTATGGGAAGAAGTCTCGCTGCCGCATACGGAATATGCAGTGGCAGCTTATTATCTGCTTGCTTCATCGGAAGCCTCCTCCAACCTGGCCCGCTTTGACGGTGTCCGTTATGGCGTGCGTGTCGATGAGGGCGGCGGCCTGCTTGATCTGTACCGCAATTCCCGCAGCCGCGGCTTCGGCCCTGAGGTGAAACGCCGGATCATGCTAGGCACTTATGCGCTGAGCTCGGGCTATTATGATGCTTATTATCTGAAGGCCCAGAAGGTGCGCACCCTGATTAAGCAGGACTTTGATGAGGTTTTCAAGAAGTATGACGTGGTAATCGGCCCTACAGCGCCGACCACTGCCTTTAAGCTGGGCTCGCAGACGGAAGATCCGCTGACTATGTATTTGAACGATATACTGACCATTCCGGTCAATCTTGCCGGCATTCCTGCGGTCAGCATTCCATGCGGCTTTGCCGGAGGTTTGCCGGTAGGACTGCAGATTATCGGTAAGGAATTTGATGAGAGCACCGTGCTGCGCGTTGCGCATGCCTTTGAACAGAATACAGGCTACCACAAAGAGCGGCCACAGCTGTAA
- the gatC gene encoding Asp-tRNA(Asn)/Glu-tRNA(Gln) amidotransferase subunit GatC codes for MSITVKDVQHVAKLARLQLSPEEEATFTEQMNAILQYAEKLNELDTENVKPTTHVLQVSNVMREDAVKESLSQEEALLNAPDDEDGHFKVPAVLE; via the coding sequence ATGAGCATTACTGTCAAAGATGTGCAGCATGTGGCCAAGCTGGCCAGACTGCAGCTAAGCCCGGAAGAAGAGGCTACCTTTACTGAACAAATGAATGCTATCTTACAATATGCCGAGAAATTAAATGAGCTGGATACGGAGAATGTGAAGCCGACGACGCATGTGCTGCAGGTCAGCAATGTCATGCGTGAGGATGCCGTGAAGGAGAGCCTGTCCCAGGAAGAGGCTCTGCTTAATGCACCAGATGATGAAGACGGTCACTTTAAGGTTCCGGCTGTACTGGAATAA
- a CDS encoding DUF5345 family protein: MNEDTGNQKLLTKLSAELERLDAQYDDISAPSLPAVQQFLAAEAVRRRRQSRRELLLFLLAAILLLGIVLAVLGFAPAVYWILQAVIPLAVLGGLTAARIRQRQGDRGQ, translated from the coding sequence ATGAATGAGGATACGGGGAACCAGAAGCTTTTAACTAAGCTGTCCGCTGAGCTGGAACGGCTGGATGCACAGTATGATGACATCTCGGCGCCGTCCTTACCGGCGGTGCAGCAGTTTTTGGCCGCCGAGGCTGTCCGCAGACGGCGCCAGAGCCGCCGGGAGCTGCTGCTGTTTTTACTGGCTGCGATACTTCTCCTGGGTATTGTTCTGGCCGTTCTTGGTTTCGCGCCTGCAGTCTACTGGATTCTCCAGGCGGTAATTCCGCTTGCTGTACTTGGCGGCCTGACAGCGGCAAGGATCAGGCAGCGGCAGGGGGATAGAGGGCAATGA
- the sigY gene encoding RNA polymerase sigma factor SigY, translating to MNEGTLELIRQAQKGDASALAALLREHYSFLFKYLIKATMDPSLAEELAQDTMVRAMEKIGHYNGTSAFSSWLITIATRLYIDRKRRWKRETEWLRRERGTAAIRWRFESRNMEWSEVLDALSRLPLPQRVAVLLKHYYGYSYEEIGTIIEVPSGTVKSRVSAGLQQLRKELKEDE from the coding sequence ATGAATGAAGGGACGCTGGAGTTAATCAGGCAGGCACAGAAGGGTGATGCTTCGGCGCTGGCCGCGCTTTTGCGGGAGCATTACAGCTTCTTGTTCAAATATTTAATCAAGGCTACTATGGACCCTTCGCTGGCGGAGGAGCTGGCCCAGGATACTATGGTGCGGGCCATGGAGAAGATTGGCCATTACAACGGGACCTCCGCTTTTTCCTCATGGCTGATCACTATTGCAACCCGGCTGTACATTGACCGTAAACGGCGTTGGAAGCGGGAAACAGAGTGGCTGCGCCGGGAACGGGGGACAGCTGCGATCCGCTGGAGGTTCGAGAGCCGTAATATGGAGTGGAGCGAGGTGCTTGATGCACTGTCCAGACTGCCGCTGCCCCAGCGGGTGGCTGTACTGCTCAAGCATTATTACGGCTACAGCTATGAAGAGATCGGGACCATTATAGAGGTTCCTTCCGGAACCGTTAAATCGCGTGTGTCTGCAGGCCTGCAGCAGCTGAGAAAGGAGCTTAAAGAGGATGAATGA
- a CDS encoding MBL fold metallo-hydrolase → MLNIRSYNLGPLQTNAYLLTGADPQRGVIIDPGMNPAALLRAVKDMEIEAILLTHAHFDHIGGVDELRKAKNCPVYVHALESEWLVSPKLNGSLMWPEASPPIRTEPAEYDLAEGQILELLGLTFKVFHTPGHSPGSVSFLCGNDLFSGDVLFKLGVGRTDLPGGRERDLVDSLRGKLYRLDEEVKVYPGHGQRTTIGFERRNNPYVSMP, encoded by the coding sequence ATGCTGAATATCCGTTCCTATAATCTGGGGCCGCTCCAGACCAATGCCTATCTGCTAACCGGAGCTGATCCGCAGCGGGGTGTCATTATCGACCCCGGCATGAATCCTGCTGCACTGCTGCGCGCTGTCAAGGATATGGAGATTGAGGCTATTCTGCTGACCCACGCCCATTTTGACCATATCGGCGGCGTAGATGAGCTACGCAAAGCCAAAAACTGCCCTGTCTATGTACATGCCCTTGAGAGTGAATGGCTGGTCAGCCCCAAGCTGAACGGCTCCCTGATGTGGCCTGAGGCATCACCTCCAATTCGTACGGAGCCTGCGGAATATGATCTGGCCGAGGGCCAGATTCTGGAGCTGCTCGGACTCACCTTTAAGGTTTTCCATACTCCGGGCCATTCGCCGGGGAGTGTGAGCTTCCTTTGCGGGAACGATCTTTTTTCCGGAGATGTCCTGTTTAAGCTTGGCGTGGGACGTACGGATCTGCCTGGAGGCCGTGAGCGTGATCTGGTTGATTCACTGCGCGGCAAGCTGTACCGTCTGGATGAAGAAGTGAAGGTGTATCCGGGGCACGGACAGCGGACGACCATAGGCTTTGAGCGCCGGAACAATCCTTACGTATCCATGCCTTGA
- a CDS encoding thioredoxin family protein, protein MKQNVAHKFGQGLTPRQFVESMTKNQQAFESWYEKFAWDKEEDREFFESLNHRDDLRVLILAADWCGDVVRNVPVVFRILETAGIKTEVLILEENQDIMDDFLTMGGRSVPVVIFADTGGYVLGHWGPRPEHVQTLMRAFKQENPDREAADYDSKIAEVRKAMGQAYGEGTESHAVIANELRTLISGF, encoded by the coding sequence ATGAAGCAGAACGTAGCCCATAAGTTTGGCCAAGGCCTGACCCCCCGCCAGTTCGTGGAGAGTATGACCAAAAACCAGCAGGCGTTTGAATCCTGGTATGAGAAGTTTGCCTGGGATAAGGAAGAAGACCGTGAATTTTTTGAAAGCCTGAACCACCGTGACGATCTGCGTGTGCTCATTCTGGCTGCGGACTGGTGCGGTGATGTTGTTCGCAATGTGCCGGTTGTATTCCGGATTCTGGAGACCGCAGGAATCAAGACCGAAGTGCTGATTCTTGAGGAGAATCAGGATATTATGGATGATTTTCTTACCATGGGCGGAAGATCCGTGCCGGTCGTAATCTTTGCCGATACGGGCGGATACGTGCTGGGTCACTGGGGACCGCGTCCGGAGCATGTGCAGACGCTGATGCGTGCCTTCAAGCAGGAGAACCCGGACCGTGAAGCTGCCGATTATGACAGTAAAATTGCGGAAGTGCGCAAGGCCATGGGGCAAGCCTACGGGGAAGGAACGGAGTCGCATGCAGTCATTGCCAATGAACTGCGCACTCTGATTTCAGGCTTCTAA